From Polynucleobacter paludilacus:
TGCTGGGAATGGGTTTATCGATGGGGCAGTGGCTCTCACTACCCATGATTTTTTTGGGTTTTTACCTTATAGTGAGACCAAATACCCAGAAAGTTGGCTAAAAGCCGCTAAAACCTCAAAGTTTTGCTGAGACTGCCGCTAATTTCTGGATTGAATTGTTTCAAGCGCGTTTAACCATTTATTTATCGATTTAGAGAGACTGCCATGCTGGAAAAGATCGCCAAAGCCCGTAATTTATCCCGAGCGAATAATGCGGTGAAGCGAATGATTTCCGAGCGCGGCGAATCGAACGCGCTGAGTATGGCTGATGATGTGGTGAATAGTTATCGCAAGCTCACCAAAGATCAGCACGTTACCTTTTTCACTTTCCTGTTCGAAAAACTCAATCCCGATACTGATCTGGTAATGACTGCAGCACAAAATTTTGCTGCAGACTCCAATGCCCGAAATTACATTCGTTTGCAACGCGTAGTTGAGTCTCCTCGCCAAGAATTATTCCGTCGTTTAAATCGTGCGAGCGAAGGCACTGCTGCAGTTGTGCAAATGCGCCGTGACCTCTTGCAAGTATTGGATAAGAAGCCGGAATTGACCGCAGTCGATTTTGATATGCGGCACTTGCTATCTTCTTGGTTTAACCCTGGATTTTTGAAGATGCATCGCGTGGATTGGAAGTCTCCGGCCGAGGTCCTAGAGAAGCTCATTCAGCACGAAGCGGTTCATGCGATTGATGGCTGGGACGATTTGCGTCGTCGTTTACAGCCTGATCGCCGTTGTTTTGCATTCTTTCATCCACAGCTTCCCAATGAGCCCCTCATTTTTGTGGAGGTTGCTCTACTCCCGGAGGTTCCTGCAGTGATTACACCCTTGGTGGATAAGAAGGCCGAGACCAATGATCAGGTGTCGCAATTTAAGGTTGCAGCCTTTTACTCGATTAGCAACTGCGAACCTGGATTGCGTGGCGTGTCGATGGGTAACTTTTTAATCAAGCGCGTAGCCGAGCAATTGCATGCTGAATTCCCCGGTTTAAAAACCTTCGTAACCTTGTCGCCGATTCCAGGCTTCATGGATTGGGTTATGGCGGGCGCCAATCTTGGACAGGGCGTTCCTGAAGATCGCTTGAAGCCAGCTATTAAAGCCACACGAGATCAAGCTTTGGCGACCTTGAAGTTAGATAGCCAATCTTGGGCAGAACGCTTAAGTGCTGGCTGGCACCCTGATCAGGCCTCTGAAAAAGAAAATGAAGCCCTGATGTCTTTGGCGAGTATCTATTTGGGTCTCGCTTCAACGGGGCGTGATGGGAATCCTGTAGCCAAGTTTCACTTGGGTAATGGGGCAAAGCTGCATCAAATTAACTGGGCAGGGGATTTGTCCCGCAAGGGGCTTCGTCAATCGGCAGGCCTCATGGTCAATTACCTGTATGACCTTTCTTCCGTTGAGGATAATCATGAGCGCTTTGCCAATGGCGAGGTAATTTATAGCAGGGCTGTAGGTAAGTTAATGACGGCTTAAAGAGGGATTTCAGACCGATTTGGGCTGCTTTGGCTGCTGTAGGTCTGAATTGATGGGATCCCTGGAATCAAGTTTAGAATGACAGAATTATTAAAAGTAGTAAATATTGTTTGATTATTTGATAAAAAAACAGGGTCGGCATTTTCAATAAGCAAAAGACCCATAGGAGAACAAGATGACAGATTCAAAAGAAATTAGTCAGTTACGCCGCCAGATTCTTTTAGGTGCTGCTGGAGCTTCTTTGGCAGGATATAACTTGCCAACTTGGGCTCAAGGTGCGTCACAGACTCTGAAAATTTCCCATCAATTTCCGAGTGGCACGGATTTCCGTGATCGTCTCTGCAAAAAGTTTGCCGATGAGGTGAGCAAAAAAACCAAGGGTGCCTTGAAGTTTGATGTTTACCCACAATCATCTTTGATGAAAACCAATGCGCAATTTAGTGCTCTGCGTAAAGGCGCGTTAGATTTCACTTTCTATCCCCTCCCTTATGCTGGTGGAGAGGTAGTCGAAGCCAATATTGGATTAATGCCTGGTCTGGTGACCAGCTACGAGCAGGGTGCCAAGTGGAAGAATGCCGAAGTCGGCAAGATTTTGAACAAGGTGATGGAGTCTAAGGGCGTCATCATCGTGAGTTGGGTCTGGCAAGCAGGTGGCGTTGCAACCCGCTCAGGCCCCATCATTGTTCCTGACGATATCAAAGGCGTGAAGTGCCGCGGCGGTAGTCGCGAGTTTGATGCGATGTTGAAGGCGGCTGGTGGATCAGTGATGACCTCGATTCCTTCGAATGAAGTCTATCAAGCCATGCAAACCGGTTCACTGGATGCAGCCTATACATCTTCTGCTAGTTTGATGTCCTTTAAGTTAGCTGAGTTGTCCAAGAACTTTACGAGCGCCAAGAACAAATCCTATTGGTATATGTTGGAGCCACTCATGATGTCTAAGATGGTCTTTGATGCATTGCCAGCCAATCAGCGTGAAATCATCATGTCGGTTGGCGCTGATATGGAAAAATTTGGCACTGAGCAAGCCAGGCTGGACGATATTGATGCTTCAATTGCTTTTGCTAAGGCGGGTAATAAAGTGTTTGAGCTCGATAATTCGGTGGTGGAGAAATGGAAAGCCGTTGCCAAACCTTCGGCCTGGAAAGAATTCTCTGAGCGTAATGAAACCTGTGCGGCCATGATGGCCTCTGCAGCAAAAATCAGCGGATAATGTTCAAGCTCCTCGAAATGGCTGACAAAGGCATGTCAGCCCTCAATAAATGCCTAGTCCTGTTGGGGTCAATTGCCTTAATGGCAGCGGCTCTGATTCTGAGTTATAGCGTCATCTCTCGGGGTCTCTTTCATGCAGCGAATGATTGGCAAGATGAAGCTGCTCTTTTTTGTCTAGTAGGTGTCACATTTATGTGTAGCTCCTACGTACAAGAAAAGCGTGGCCATATTGGGATCTCTGCGATTGAGGGTCTTTTACCCCATAAAGTGAATCAGGTTCGTGCAACAGTGATTGACATCATTTCCTGCTTATTTTTTGTCTTCTTCTCAATGAAGACTTGGGATTTATTAGTTGAAGCTTGGGTGGATGGTCAAGTTACTAATTCCACTTGGGCGCCTTCTCTATGGATCCCTTACTCAATGATGTTTGCCGGAATGGTATTACTCAGCATCCAACTATTTTTACAAATCTTTGTCAGGAAGCACGTGGCTACTGATGTTTTAAGTAGAGGTCACTAAATATGTCTATTCTGACAATCGGTTTGATCTTCGGCCTGGTCACTCTATTAATTATGTTTTCGGGCATTTCTATTGCTTTTGCTTTGGGAATCGTTGCGATCATCTTTATGTACTTTTTCATGCCTGCATCTTCTTTAGATACGGTGGCGCAGAACGTCTATGAAGAAATGTCCAGTATTACCTTAATGTCGATTCCGCTCTTCATTTTGAAGGGCGCGGCAATTGGACGCTCTCGTGCTGGTAAGGATTTATACGATGCACTGCATGTTTGGATGGGTAAGGTCCCAGGTGGTTTGGGTGTTGCCAACGTCTTTGCTTGTGCCTTATTTGCTGCGATGGCGGGTTCTAGTCCTGCAACTTGCTCAGCGATCGGAAGCGCCGGCATTCCAGAAATGCGTAAGCGTGGTTACTCACCTGGCTTTGCTGCAGGCATTATTGCAGCAGGTGGTACCTTGGGTATTTTGTTGCCACCATCGATCACGATGATTTTGTATTCCGTGGCATCCGAACAGTCGCTTGGTCGTTTGTTCCTAGCCGCGATCGGCCCCGGGGTGATGTTGGTCATCTTCTTTTCGATCTACACCATCATGCGTTTCCGTAAGGAATACGCAAGAGCGTACGAGGCCTACAGCCTCAACCCTGCTGCGACTTCACCGATCCTTGATCGTCACACTTACACCATGCAGCAAAAGATCAGCGCCTTACCACGCGTTCTGCCGTTCTTGGTGCTCTTGATTGGTGTGATGGTGGCTTTGTATGGTGGTTATGCCACTCCTGCTGAGACTGCGGGTCTGGGCGCCGTGTTTGCTTTCGTGTTGATTGCCTTAATTTACGGCATGTGGCGTTTCAAAGATTTATACCCTCTGCTGGATGTCACCATTCGCGAATCCGCCATGCTGATGTTCATTATTGGTATGTCTTTACTCTTTGCTAACGTGATGAGTTATCTGCACCTAAGTCAGTCAGCAGCGCAAGCGATTGTCGACCTCCACACTTCCCGTTGGTTGCTCTTGGCAGCGATTTTGTTAATGGTGATCGTGCTCGGTTTCTTCTTGCCACCCGTTTCAATTATTTTGATGACCTCACCCATTTTCTTGCCACCATTGCGTGCGGCTGGATTTGACCTTATTTGGTTTGGTGTGGTGATGACTATCGTGATGGAGACTGGCTTGATTCATCCGCCTGTAGGCTTGAATATTTTTGTGATCAAGAACATCGCGCCTGACATTACTCTGCGAGAGATTATTTATGGTGTGATGCCTTTTGTAGCCATCATGATTTTCTCTGTAGTACTTCTGTGCTTCTTCCCAGAAATTGCTACCGGTCTCTCTGATTGGGTAATGGGACCACCACTGTCTTAATCTCGATTTAAATCCTCAAGGAATTTTCATGAATTTGTATTCGTTGTTAGAAAAAGGCTTTCCGAAAGATAAAAAAGCCTGTGCGATTGAAACGCACGATGGCCTGTATTACTCATGGGGTGACCTTGAGCGTTCTACAGCCATGATGGCCAACCTCTTGAAGAACCTTAAACTTCCTAAGGGTTCGCGGATTGCAGTGCAAGTTGAAAAATCTCCTGAAGCACTTTTTCTGTATTTGGCAACGATTCGTGCGGGTTATGTTTATCTACCTCTGAACACGGCTTATCAGGCTGCTGAAATGCAATACTTCATTGAGAATGCAGAGCCTGCATTGGTGGTTTGTAGCAGCAAGAATTTCGCCTGGGTATCCAAGGTGGCTTTCAAAGCCGGCACTAAGCATGTCTTAACCCTGGATGACAACCGGACTGGTAGTTTGCTCGAAAGAGCTGCTGTTCAAAGTGATCAATTTAAGACGGTTGCTGCTAAGGATGATGATTTGGCGGCGATTCTGTACACCTCTGGTACCACTGGCCGCAGTAAAGGTGCCATGCTGACCCATCAGAACTTAGGCAGTAACGCTGCTGTATTGCAAAAGTTTTGGGGCTGGAAAAAAGGGGATGTCCTCTTGCATGCTCTACCCATTTTCCATGTCCATGGTTTATTTGTGGCAGCCCATGGTGCGTTGATCAACGGTAGCAAAATGATTTGGCTGCCCCGTTTGGATGTTTCGCAATTGATTCATCACATGCCACAGGCAACGGTCATGATGGGTGTGCCTACTTTCTATGTCCGCCTATTGGCTGATAAGGGCTTTGATAAACATGTCGCTCGTAATATGCGTTTATTTGTTTCAGGTTCAGCGCCTTTGTTGACTGAGACATTTAACAGCTTTCATGAGGTGATTGGTCAGCCGATTCTGGAGCGTTATGGTATGAGCGAGACCGTGATGTTGGTCTCCAACCCCTACAAGGGAAAACGCGTGGGCGGCTCGGTCGGAATGCCTTTGCCTGGCGTCAAAGTCCGTGTTGTTGATGAAAACAATCAGCCTTGCGCTGCTAATGAAATTGGCAGTATTCAAGTCAAAGGCCCCAATGTTTTTGCTGGCTACTGGCGTATGCCAGAGAAGACTGCAGAAGAGTTCACCAAGGATGGTTGGTTTAAGACTGGCGACGTAGGTCGTTGGGGTGGGCCAGCGAATGGTGGCAATGCTCCTGACAACTATCTGTGTATTGTTGGACGCAGTAAAGATTTGATTATTTCAGGTGGCTATAACGTCTACCCTAAAGAAATCGAGAGCTTCATTGATGACATGGATGGCGTTGATGAGAGTGCTGTGATTGGGATCCCTCATCCTGATTTTGGGGAGGCGGTAATGGCAGTGGTGGTAGCAAAAGCTGGTGCCAAATTGGACGCTCAGGCCATGATCAACACCTTGAAGACACAGATTGCGAATTTCAAAGTACCAAAACGCTTAGAGATTGTTTCTGATTTACCTCGCAATGCGATGGGTAAAGTTCAAAAAAACGTTCTGCGTGAGCAGTACACCCAGAAGTAATTGAGCTCTTAGAGACCAAATGCCTTGCGGCTTTCATTAAACATGAAGGCCGCAAGCAAGAGCAAAATAAATCCAAAGATCCGTTTGAGTTGCGCAACGTTCAGTTTGCGTGCCATCTTTGCGCCCCAAGGTGCTGTAAAAACACTCACAATCACAATACAGGCGACGGCAGGCGTATAAACATATCCGATTGAGCCTGCTGGTAGATTGGGGATGCCCCAACTGCCATACATATAGCCCAAGGTTGCCGATAGTGCTACCGGCAAGCCCAACCCAGAAGAGGTGGCCATAGCGGTGTGGGGTTTGACGTTGCACCAGATCATGAATGGCACTGTTACAAAAGCACCGCCTGCACCCACTAGGCTCGCAAGGGCGCCCACAAAAGTACCAAATGAAAATAATCCCGCCGTGCCAGGCAGTTCGCGACCCGGTTTGGGTTGTTTGTTGCGCAGCATTTGTATGGCGCTATAAACAATAAAGCAGCCAAAGAATAAAGAAAGCCATGAGGTCTTGAGTGCCTCAAATAATTTACTTCCGCCAATGAGGGCGCCAAATACCATGCCTGGGCTAAGCAAGCCAATCAATTTCCAGTTCACCGAACCATGCTTATGGTGAGCCCAAATCGCCGATGAAGTGGTGAACAAAATGGTGGCCATGCCACTTGCAATCGCCATGTGCACAACTAAATCCTGTGGAAACCCCAAATGATTGAATACCAAAATCATGAAGGGCACCAAGATCATCCCGCCACCAATGCCCAGAAGTCCGGCCAGAAATCCAGAGATGCTTCCACATAGAAGCAGCATGGCAATATCGTTTATGAACATAGAGGATTCCCCGCCTTAGCCGCTAGGCCGTCATCCTGAACCCTAGGGTTCAAGGTGGAACGGCTACTCTGCTTCGGGTGCATTAAGCTCCTCAGGGAGTGAACAGCGCAAGGCTGCCACTGTGAAGTATCAAAACGCTCACGCCCACAAGGTAAAGATCGTTCCGGATGCTTGCGCATCGGTTCAAGGAACTATTGGCCTTGGCGAACCAGGCAGGGAAAGGGTTTGCATCAGTGCATCAACCTGACTCTCTAAAGCATGAATTTCTGCTTGGAGATGGGATACATCTTCTGATTGAAGGCTACTTGGTGCGGCCATATTTTGCTGTTCATTTTGCAGCTTGATAAAGTCGCCAGCAATTTTGAGAGCCGCCATCATGCTGGCACGCTCAATACTGCGATTACCACCATTAATCGCCAACTGAATTTGTTCGTCAACGAGGGTGCAGGCAGCCCGCAACAGGGGTTCATGCTCAGTGCTAGTTGCTAGCGCAATCTTTTGACCGGCAATTACTACTTCAATGCGTTGTTGGCTCATTACCATCCTCAGGTTCTGGGGTGCTGCTTTCACCAAGTAAATTCATTTGACGCCCGTCAGTTTGTTCGGGTAGTCGACTCAAGATATGTTGAATACGTTTTTGTGCATCCTCAATTTTTTCTTCCAACTGAACGCGGTCAGCTGCCAATTTTTGGACAGCAACCGCTACCTGGGCAAGCTTTTCAGTAAGGCGTTGAATCGAGGCCTCTAAGCTGCCTAGATCGCTGGAAGAGGAGGGGTATTGATCACTCATATTGCCATTGTAGCTTTTTGAGAAGGGACTGGGAAAGCTTCCTAAGACCCCCTTTTTTTGGCTGGAATGGGGGGTCTATTTATAGGAACAAGGCCAGCGCCATCTTTACCTACTTAACTAAATAACGTAGGCCCACAAATACATTTGAACCTGCATTGGCATAACCATAGCTAGTTTGATATTGAGAATTAAATACGTTGTTCCATCGAATAAAAGTTGATAAATTCTTTTCAATTTCATAGCTGCCGTAAATACCTACCAATGTGTAGCTGGGCATACTGTATGTATTAGCAGTTTGGTCAGAATTTACACCTCCCCAGCGGGGCCCAGTAAGCGTGATATTAGAGCCAAAATTAAATTTTTGGATTTTGTAATCTGCCAACAAATTACCAACCCAATTAGCGCGGTTTGGTACATCAAGTCCAGTATTTTGATCAACAGTACTCATTGCATCTGCAGATGCTTTCAGGGTGAGTTTTTCAAATCTACCATCAACCCCTAATGAAGCCCCCTTGATTTGGACAAGACTGAAGTTTGTTGGGTACGATCCGGAATAATTCGCAGGATTGTCACATGTATAGTCGGGGCAATTAATTGGAACGATAAAATTTTCAATTCTATTTTGGTAAGCAGTTAAATGCACTCCATATTGCTGGGTTTCGTAATGAATCCCCCCCTCGACATTTCGATTGGATTCAGGTTTTAGGTTAGGGTTTCCATAACCCGGGTAGTAGAGGTCATTAAAAGCTGGAGCACGAAAGCCGGTTCCATAGTTGATATTTGTTCTCAGTTCTTTTGTGAGAAAGTAGCCGTAAGCTGCACTGTATGTTGCTTTAGAGCCATACGAAGAGATATTGTCGTTACGGACAGCTATAGTAGCTAAATGATCGCCTCGTTTTAATTCATAAGCACCAGCGATTGAGTCGGTAGTTCTGAGTTGGCTAATATTGATATTTGCACATCCCGAGGCACTGGAAGTGCAGCCTGTTTGAAATGCCGAGTTATCCATATTGGCATATTGCATATTCCGCTCAAGTAATACTTGAACCTTATCAGTACCAAGCTTTAAATCGTTTTGCCATAGATAATCATAGGCTGGAGTAACCAACTTATCGTTACTTTGAGAGGTTAGACTTTGCCCGGAATTGGTTGAGCTAGATACTTGAAAAAAGCTGCTCCATAAATCTGTAATCTGGTTTTTTGAATAAGCAGAGAAGATGGCGAGTTGATTTACCCCAATGTCTGTTTCAGGGGAGCCATAATTACTTGGAGATTGCCAACTATTTTTACTGGTAAATACTTTCACGCCGAATTCTTGGCCCTGTGACCAAGTATTGCTTAATGAACCACTGGCACCAAGCCTTGTATATCCAGTTGATGTTGTTGGATAACTTGTTGCATAGCTAGTCATACTTGGGTTCTTTGGATTATTACTCGCAACAGTATTAAATCCCGCAGAGTTTTCTTGGCTTATGCCCAGAGAGTATGTGGTACCACTTTCCTTGCCGAGGGATCCACTTAGTACTGCACTTGTAATGCTGGTGTTATAGCTTCCATAGCCTGCAGAAGCTTCAAGTTGGGTTGGTCCCCCACCTTTTTTTGTGAAGATTTGGATTACACCGCCCATGGCATCAGAACCATAAAATGTGCTTTGAGGACCATAAATAATTTCTATATGATCGATTAATGCAAGTGGAATTGAGTTCCAAACTGCTCCGCCACCAACAGAGTCAATCTTGACCCCATCAATAAGTACAAGACTTTGTGCATTACTTGTACCTCTTAAATAAACACTAGTGATATTCCCTGATCCACCAGAGCTCGATATTTGCACCCCTCTTTGTTGTTGTAATAAATCGGGTAGGCTAGACTGTGCGGAGTTTTCGATTTCTTCCCGGCTGATGTACGTGTAGTCTGCGAGCACATCGTTTCCAGATTTCGCAGTACGAGTTGCCGTGACAATGATGGGATTTTCTGGAGTGAGAGAATTCGTAACTGAGACAGTGCTAGAGTTTTGCGCGAATACTGTTGGACTGACGAGCAAGCCAAGGCCACAAAATAGGGTGGCTATTTTTTTATTACTGAAATTCCGTTTCATGCTGCACTTTCTGTTCTCGAATACCCGCGCCAACTTCCCCGTTAGCAGGGTCGAACAGAATTTCACGTGCGAGAGATCAGGCGTCAATAAAGATCCAGGCTTTTGGGGCGAGGACAATCATCGGCGCGCGAAGGTCCCCGTCCGCAAAATTCCACCTGTCTTGGCCGGTATCCGGGCTGGTAAACATCAGAATCTTGCCTTCCCATGCAATTGACGTGCACAGTGGCTTTTGAGATTCCTTGCCCCGGATTGTGAAATCGGGGGTGCATTTACTTACCGTTGCGGGGGCAGCACACGTTTAGTGTTTCCCGTTTAACCCTATTGCAATGCAATAAGGCACCACGACCCAGTAATTCTATCTTAAATAGCTTTCTAGACTAGATATTTGAGGGTTTTGACGACCTAAAACGCCTACAATAGAGGGCTTAGGAACAAAGAATTCATGACCGCATTAGATAAGCATCCCGAAAAAAACCTGATACGCCTACAACTTAGCCAGAACTCGGTTTTACAAAGCCTTGATTCGAGCGCAATGGCTGATTTAGAAGCCCATCTGGAGATCGCAGATCTCAAAAAAGGCGATATCCTCCTGCATCAGGGCGACCACCAAATGGAGCAGTACTTTGTCCTGGATGGCATTTTGAAAAGAATCGTCTCTAGCGCAGATGCTAAGGAAATGATTCTGCGTTTTGCGATCGAAAAAGATATCGAGACCAGTTATGCAGCATGGCGAC
This genomic window contains:
- a CDS encoding TonB-dependent receptor domain-containing protein; the encoded protein is MKRNFSNKKIATLFCGLGLLVSPTVFAQNSSTVSVTNSLTPENPIIVTATRTAKSGNDVLADYTYISREEIENSAQSSLPDLLQQQRGVQISSSGGSGNITSVYLRGTSNAQSLVLIDGVKIDSVGGGAVWNSIPLALIDHIEIIYGPQSTFYGSDAMGGVIQIFTKKGGGPTQLEASAGYGSYNTSITSAVLSGSLGKESGTTYSLGISQENSAGFNTVASNNPKNPSMTSYATSYPTTSTGYTRLGASGSLSNTWSQGQEFGVKVFTSKNSWQSPSNYGSPETDIGVNQLAIFSAYSKNQITDLWSSFFQVSSSTNSGQSLTSQSNDKLVTPAYDYLWQNDLKLGTDKVQVLLERNMQYANMDNSAFQTGCTSSASGCANINISQLRTTDSIAGAYELKRGDHLATIAVRNDNISSYGSKATYSAAYGYFLTKELRTNINYGTGFRAPAFNDLYYPGYGNPNLKPESNRNVEGGIHYETQQYGVHLTAYQNRIENFIVPINCPDYTCDNPANYSGSYPTNFSLVQIKGASLGVDGRFEKLTLKASADAMSTVDQNTGLDVPNRANWVGNLLADYKIQKFNFGSNITLTGPRWGGVNSDQTANTYSMPSYTLVGIYGSYEIEKNLSTFIRWNNVFNSQYQTSYGYANAGSNVFVGLRYLVK
- a CDS encoding malonyl-CoA decarboxylase, whose protein sequence is MLEKIAKARNLSRANNAVKRMISERGESNALSMADDVVNSYRKLTKDQHVTFFTFLFEKLNPDTDLVMTAAQNFAADSNARNYIRLQRVVESPRQELFRRLNRASEGTAAVVQMRRDLLQVLDKKPELTAVDFDMRHLLSSWFNPGFLKMHRVDWKSPAEVLEKLIQHEAVHAIDGWDDLRRRLQPDRRCFAFFHPQLPNEPLIFVEVALLPEVPAVITPLVDKKAETNDQVSQFKVAAFYSISNCEPGLRGVSMGNFLIKRVAEQLHAEFPGLKTFVTLSPIPGFMDWVMAGANLGQGVPEDRLKPAIKATRDQALATLKLDSQSWAERLSAGWHPDQASEKENEALMSLASIYLGLASTGRDGNPVAKFHLGNGAKLHQINWAGDLSRKGLRQSAGLMVNYLYDLSSVEDNHERFANGEVIYSRAVGKLMTA
- a CDS encoding TRAP transporter large permease; translation: MSILTIGLIFGLVTLLIMFSGISIAFALGIVAIIFMYFFMPASSLDTVAQNVYEEMSSITLMSIPLFILKGAAIGRSRAGKDLYDALHVWMGKVPGGLGVANVFACALFAAMAGSSPATCSAIGSAGIPEMRKRGYSPGFAAGIIAAGGTLGILLPPSITMILYSVASEQSLGRLFLAAIGPGVMLVIFFSIYTIMRFRKEYARAYEAYSLNPAATSPILDRHTYTMQQKISALPRVLPFLVLLIGVMVALYGGYATPAETAGLGAVFAFVLIALIYGMWRFKDLYPLLDVTIRESAMLMFIIGMSLLFANVMSYLHLSQSAAQAIVDLHTSRWLLLAAILLMVIVLGFFLPPVSIILMTSPIFLPPLRAAGFDLIWFGVVMTIVMETGLIHPPVGLNIFVIKNIAPDITLREIIYGVMPFVAIMIFSVVLLCFFPEIATGLSDWVMGPPLS
- the dctP gene encoding TRAP transporter substrate-binding protein DctP, whose product is MTDSKEISQLRRQILLGAAGASLAGYNLPTWAQGASQTLKISHQFPSGTDFRDRLCKKFADEVSKKTKGALKFDVYPQSSLMKTNAQFSALRKGALDFTFYPLPYAGGEVVEANIGLMPGLVTSYEQGAKWKNAEVGKILNKVMESKGVIIVSWVWQAGGVATRSGPIIVPDDIKGVKCRGGSREFDAMLKAAGGSVMTSIPSNEVYQAMQTGSLDAAYTSSASLMSFKLAELSKNFTSAKNKSYWYMLEPLMMSKMVFDALPANQREIIMSVGADMEKFGTEQARLDDIDASIAFAKAGNKVFELDNSVVEKWKAVAKPSAWKEFSERNETCAAMMASAAKISG
- a CDS encoding TRAP transporter small permease gives rise to the protein MFKLLEMADKGMSALNKCLVLLGSIALMAAALILSYSVISRGLFHAANDWQDEAALFCLVGVTFMCSSYVQEKRGHIGISAIEGLLPHKVNQVRATVIDIISCLFFVFFSMKTWDLLVEAWVDGQVTNSTWAPSLWIPYSMMFAGMVLLSIQLFLQIFVRKHVATDVLSRGH
- a CDS encoding sulfite exporter TauE/SafE family protein encodes the protein MFINDIAMLLLCGSISGFLAGLLGIGGGMILVPFMILVFNHLGFPQDLVVHMAIASGMATILFTTSSAIWAHHKHGSVNWKLIGLLSPGMVFGALIGGSKLFEALKTSWLSLFFGCFIVYSAIQMLRNKQPKPGRELPGTAGLFSFGTFVGALASLVGAGGAFVTVPFMIWCNVKPHTAMATSSGLGLPVALSATLGYMYGSWGIPNLPAGSIGYVYTPAVACIVIVSVFTAPWGAKMARKLNVAQLKRIFGFILLLLAAFMFNESRKAFGL
- a CDS encoding malonate--CoA ligase, which codes for MNLYSLLEKGFPKDKKACAIETHDGLYYSWGDLERSTAMMANLLKNLKLPKGSRIAVQVEKSPEALFLYLATIRAGYVYLPLNTAYQAAEMQYFIENAEPALVVCSSKNFAWVSKVAFKAGTKHVLTLDDNRTGSLLERAAVQSDQFKTVAAKDDDLAAILYTSGTTGRSKGAMLTHQNLGSNAAVLQKFWGWKKGDVLLHALPIFHVHGLFVAAHGALINGSKMIWLPRLDVSQLIHHMPQATVMMGVPTFYVRLLADKGFDKHVARNMRLFVSGSAPLLTETFNSFHEVIGQPILERYGMSETVMLVSNPYKGKRVGGSVGMPLPGVKVRVVDENNQPCAANEIGSIQVKGPNVFAGYWRMPEKTAEEFTKDGWFKTGDVGRWGGPANGGNAPDNYLCIVGRSKDLIISGGYNVYPKEIESFIDDMDGVDESAVIGIPHPDFGEAVMAVVVAKAGAKLDAQAMINTLKTQIANFKVPKRLEIVSDLPRNAMGKVQKNVLREQYTQK